In one Steroidobacteraceae bacterium genomic region, the following are encoded:
- a CDS encoding aminotransferase class V-fold PLP-dependent enzyme, whose translation MLPTNLSFEFLRDQVVGADSTFHTPFGERTMVYCDYTASGRCLHFIENYLLGVQRNYANTHTEDDVTGRNMTRLLHEAEAVIKQSVNAGPDGRIVAVGTGASGAIDKAQQILGIACPPATHQRIRDMLDECLDEEGCRCFDDHLRNQSPVVFVGPYEHHSNEISWRQGIATVVEVDLAADGGVDLAHLESLLKAPEYLGRPRIGSFSAASNVSGMRTPVHDIARLLHRHDAIACFDFAACAPYVPIDMNPPNTGEGDASLDAIFISPHKFLGGPGSSGILVFNRRIYPVDLPPTVAAGGTVDYVGPDDQDFIRDIEEREKAGTPGVMQTIKAALAFQVKDALGTERIAGREHELLARAMKHWAAEPHLEILGNPDPARRIGIVSFNARDPRGRYLHPKFVTALLNDLFGIQSRAGCSCAGPYGHRLLDIDLERSQRYRECVGAGHSGLKPGWCRVGFHFTMDEVDADYVIDAVCFLGRHGYKFLPLYNFDLHTGAWTHKNECSNFDSLSLEQALNTPTVQKTAMSADRRKRLYCSYLQEAHAQAEHLGDPAGHEKRFEGELGELQFFVLDRRSVS comes from the coding sequence GTGCTCCCGACCAACCTGAGCTTCGAATTCCTCAGAGACCAAGTCGTTGGCGCTGACTCTACCTTCCATACGCCCTTCGGCGAACGGACGATGGTCTATTGCGATTACACCGCGTCCGGTCGTTGCCTTCATTTCATCGAGAATTACCTGCTCGGCGTGCAGCGAAACTATGCCAATACGCATACCGAGGATGACGTCACAGGTCGGAACATGACCCGTCTGCTGCACGAGGCGGAAGCGGTCATCAAGCAATCTGTCAATGCGGGCCCGGACGGCCGAATCGTTGCGGTCGGAACCGGCGCTTCCGGCGCGATCGACAAGGCGCAGCAGATTCTTGGTATCGCCTGCCCGCCGGCGACCCACCAGCGCATACGCGATATGCTCGATGAGTGCCTCGACGAGGAGGGTTGCCGATGTTTCGATGATCACCTGCGTAACCAGTCGCCTGTGGTCTTCGTCGGGCCATACGAACATCACTCGAACGAGATCTCCTGGCGCCAGGGAATCGCGACAGTGGTCGAAGTGGATCTGGCCGCGGATGGTGGCGTGGATCTTGCGCATCTCGAGAGTCTTTTGAAAGCGCCCGAGTATTTGGGTCGTCCCCGAATCGGCTCGTTCTCGGCGGCGTCAAATGTCAGCGGCATGCGGACACCGGTTCACGACATCGCTCGATTGCTGCATCGACACGACGCAATCGCGTGCTTCGACTTCGCCGCCTGCGCGCCGTACGTGCCGATCGACATGAATCCGCCGAATACGGGCGAGGGCGACGCTTCGCTCGATGCAATCTTCATTTCACCGCACAAGTTTCTGGGCGGGCCGGGGTCGAGCGGGATCCTCGTGTTCAACCGCCGGATTTACCCCGTCGACCTGCCACCGACGGTCGCGGCAGGGGGTACCGTTGATTATGTCGGGCCTGATGACCAGGATTTCATCCGCGACATCGAAGAGCGGGAAAAGGCCGGGACGCCGGGCGTCATGCAAACCATCAAAGCGGCGCTTGCATTTCAGGTCAAGGACGCGCTCGGCACAGAGCGCATCGCAGGACGTGAGCACGAATTGCTTGCGCGCGCCATGAAGCATTGGGCGGCGGAGCCACATCTCGAGATTCTCGGCAATCCCGATCCCGCGCGTCGTATTGGTATTGTCTCGTTCAACGCACGGGACCCGCGCGGACGTTACCTGCATCCAAAGTTCGTGACGGCACTGTTGAATGACCTGTTCGGTATTCAATCGCGCGCTGGTTGCTCCTGCGCAGGTCCCTACGGTCATCGACTGCTGGACATTGACCTCGAGCGATCCCAGCGCTACCGCGAGTGCGTCGGCGCCGGTCATAGCGGGCTGAAGCCAGGCTGGTGCAGGGTGGGTTTCCATTTCACCATGGACGAAGTGGACGCGGACTATGTCATTGATGCGGTCTGCTTTCTCGGTCGCCATGGCTACAAATTTCTGCCTCTCTACAATTTCGACCTGCACACCGGCGCTTGGACACACAAGAACGAGTGCTCAAACTTCGATTCGTTGTCTTTGGAGCAGGCTCTGAATACACCGACAGTCCAGAAAACGGCGATGTCGGCAGACCGACGCAAGCGCCTGTACTGTTCCTATCTGCAGGAAGCGCATGCGCAAGCGGAGCACCTGGGCGACCCTGCCGGTCACGAGAAGCGTTTTGAGGGTGAATTGGGAGAATTGCAGTTCTTCGTGCTGGATAGACGCTCCGTCAGCTGA
- a CDS encoding SulP family inorganic anion transporter: protein MPAFLVPNFDLTHWRGDLFGGVTAAVVALPLALAFGVAAGAGPVAGLYGAIFVGFFAALFGGTPTQISGPTGPMTVVSAAIFVQFHDQPAAAFTVVMLAGLLQVLLGMLRFGRLINLVPYPVTSGFMSGIGVIIICMQLEPLLGHAVSRNAVAALAHLGDDLRHPVGSAVIVGTVAFIVSMFLPKSIGRIVPATLLALLVGTLLGLFYFHDAPQLGAIPSALPSLHIPVVPFAQLRDVVLSAAVLAILGSIDSLLTSLVADNATRTFHDSDRELVGQGIGNFLAGLGGGLPGAGATIRTLVNIRSGGRTALAGMTHALVLLLLVLGLAPLVAHVPHAVLAGILLKVGIDVIDWPFLRRMPRLPRSATACMLVVLVLTVVIDVITAVAVGLVMASLLFIKELADVQAGAIRALTNAPQEGGILTDAEAAQLAEGAGRIQLLHLAGPMSFGAATEMMRRISNAMQVRVLIVDMTDVPLLDASAALAIESIIAQAAQSGQRVALCGLRPRVAAVIDRLGAGVLADAPRFGARAEALDFALAAAN from the coding sequence ATGCCTGCATTCCTTGTTCCCAATTTTGACCTGACGCACTGGCGTGGCGACCTTTTCGGCGGCGTTACTGCCGCAGTCGTCGCGTTGCCGCTTGCGCTCGCCTTTGGCGTCGCGGCCGGGGCTGGCCCGGTGGCGGGTCTCTACGGAGCCATATTCGTTGGATTCTTCGCCGCTCTGTTCGGTGGTACGCCCACGCAGATTTCCGGGCCGACGGGACCGATGACAGTCGTGAGCGCAGCCATATTCGTGCAGTTCCATGACCAACCCGCGGCGGCTTTCACCGTGGTGATGTTGGCAGGGCTGCTGCAAGTCCTGCTAGGCATGCTCCGATTCGGCCGATTGATCAACCTGGTTCCCTACCCTGTGACCTCCGGCTTCATGAGTGGCATTGGGGTGATCATCATCTGCATGCAGCTCGAGCCCTTGCTCGGACACGCTGTATCGCGAAATGCGGTCGCGGCGCTTGCACACCTTGGCGATGACCTGCGCCATCCTGTCGGGTCTGCGGTCATTGTCGGCACCGTTGCGTTCATCGTCTCGATGTTTCTGCCGAAGTCCATCGGGCGCATCGTACCGGCGACTTTGCTCGCTCTATTGGTCGGAACACTGCTTGGGCTCTTTTACTTTCACGATGCACCACAACTTGGCGCCATACCGAGCGCACTGCCCAGCTTGCACATTCCAGTAGTGCCGTTCGCGCAATTGCGCGACGTCGTGCTGTCGGCTGCGGTGCTAGCGATTCTAGGCTCGATTGACAGCTTGCTGACATCATTGGTAGCAGACAATGCCACGCGAACCTTTCACGACTCCGATCGTGAGCTGGTCGGCCAGGGTATCGGCAATTTTCTAGCGGGACTCGGAGGCGGCCTGCCCGGTGCCGGCGCGACCATCCGCACGTTGGTCAATATTCGCTCCGGTGGACGGACGGCGCTCGCCGGAATGACCCATGCCCTGGTATTGCTGCTGTTGGTACTTGGCCTTGCGCCGCTGGTCGCGCACGTGCCGCATGCCGTCCTCGCTGGCATTCTCCTCAAGGTCGGGATCGATGTGATCGACTGGCCTTTCCTGCGACGAATGCCGCGCCTGCCACGCAGCGCGACCGCCTGCATGTTGGTGGTCCTCGTCCTCACGGTGGTCATCGATGTCATCACTGCTGTGGCCGTTGGTCTTGTCATGGCGAGTCTGTTGTTCATCAAGGAGCTGGCCGATGTGCAAGCCGGTGCGATCCGGGCACTGACGAATGCACCTCAGGAAGGCGGAATACTGACGGACGCCGAAGCTGCGCAGCTCGCCGAGGGCGCCGGGCGCATCCAGTTGCTGCACTTGGCGGGCCCGATGAGTTTTGGCGCTGCCACCGAAATGATGCGCCGCATCTCCAATGCCATGCAGGTGCGTGTTCTGATCGTCGACATGACGGACGTACCGCTTCTCGATGCAAGCGCTGCGCTCGCGATCGAGAGCATTATTGCGCAGGCGGCCCAAAGCGGTCAGCGCGTCGCGCTTTGCGGTTTGCGCCCGCGCGTCGCGGCTGTCATCGACCGACTCGGAGCGGGGGTCCTGGCAGATGCGCCACGATTTGGCGCGCGTGCCGAAGCGCTCGACTTTGCATTGGCGGCGGCCAACTAG
- a CDS encoding M20 aminoacylase family protein yields the protein MNTALITSMTALAEDMRRVRRDLHRHPELAYEERRTAGVVAERLRSWGIEVHERIGGTGLVGVITAGSATRAIGLRADMDALPIQEATGASYSSVHPGVMHACGHDGHTAMLLGAARYLADTRRFNGRVNLIFQPAEEGKAGAQAMIDDGLFERFPCAEVYALHNWPALPAGTVATRAGPIMAAADRFDIQITGTGGHAALPHLATDTILCAAQIVTGAHTLVARRIDPSAPAVLSITRIQGGNSHNVLPSKVEITGTVRSFDPQVQDTLEAALRELVAAATKASGCTAVVDYVRYYPPVINDPQCAEHVLEAGRALFGQALRADAPAATSEDFAFMLRKVPGAYVWLGQGSASHRASLHDPEFDFNDDVLVAGASLLATLAERRLS from the coding sequence ATGAACACTGCGCTCATAACGAGCATGACGGCACTGGCTGAGGACATGCGCCGCGTCAGACGCGACCTACATCGTCACCCTGAGCTTGCCTATGAAGAGCGCCGCACCGCAGGCGTGGTCGCCGAACGCTTGCGCTCCTGGGGCATCGAAGTGCACGAGCGTATCGGTGGTACCGGACTGGTCGGCGTAATTACGGCGGGTAGCGCCACGCGTGCGATCGGATTGCGCGCGGACATGGACGCCCTGCCCATCCAGGAGGCCACAGGCGCCAGCTATTCGAGCGTGCATCCGGGCGTCATGCATGCCTGCGGACACGACGGCCATACGGCGATGTTGTTGGGTGCAGCCCGTTATCTTGCGGATACGCGCCGCTTCAATGGTCGCGTAAATCTGATTTTTCAGCCGGCGGAGGAAGGCAAAGCCGGTGCGCAGGCGATGATCGATGATGGTCTCTTCGAGCGATTTCCGTGCGCAGAGGTGTACGCCTTGCACAATTGGCCCGCGCTACCTGCAGGAACGGTCGCAACCCGAGCCGGCCCGATCATGGCAGCCGCCGACCGCTTCGACATCCAGATTACGGGCACCGGCGGGCATGCCGCGCTACCGCACCTGGCTACGGACACGATTCTCTGCGCGGCACAGATCGTGACCGGCGCGCACACCCTGGTTGCGCGGCGCATCGACCCGAGTGCACCAGCGGTGCTGTCGATCACCCGCATTCAAGGCGGCAATTCACACAATGTACTGCCCTCGAAGGTTGAAATCACCGGCACCGTACGCAGCTTCGATCCGCAAGTACAGGACACGCTCGAAGCTGCGCTGCGTGAGCTGGTGGCGGCGGCGACGAAAGCCTCGGGTTGCACGGCGGTCGTGGACTATGTCCGCTACTACCCGCCCGTGATCAATGATCCGCAATGCGCCGAGCATGTACTCGAGGCTGGCCGCGCACTCTTCGGCCAAGCTCTGCGCGCGGACGCACCGGCAGCCACTTCCGAAGATTTTGCGTTCATGCTGCGCAAGGTACCAGGCGCCTATGTCTGGCTCGGCCAGGGCTCCGCATCGCACCGTGCCTCGTTACACGACCCTGAATTCGATTTTAATGATGACGTCCTGGTCGCCGGGGCATCCTTGCTGGCAACGCTGGCCGAGAGACGCCTGTCATGA
- a CDS encoding aldehyde dehydrogenase family protein: protein MTVAHEDHFYIDGKWQPASTAERAPIVNPATEQVIAEVALGSAADVGQAVAAAARAFATYSQSPVEERARLLDRVFALINQRAELFVNTMVAEMGVAISYARTAQLHFGVEHIRVAAEVARQYEFLRYQGTTAVVREPIGVCGLITPWNWPLYQVTVKVAPAIAAGCTMVLKPSELAPLTANLFAQVLHDAGTPPGVFNLVNGSGDTVGAALAAHPQVDMVSITGSTRAGALVAQAAAPTIKRVVQELGGKSPNVFLDDADFGAGVAKGVAAAFRNVGQSCSAPTRMLVPTARLAEVEALAVAAAAGIRVGDPTLVSTALGPIANAAQYRRVQALIAAGIDEGARLLCGGPGHPPDMDRGYFARPTIFSDVTTEMRIAREEIFGPVLSIMPYRDEDDAVRIANSTTYGLGAQVQSGDLERARRIAARIRSGQVHINYPDWDPYAPFGGYRQSGNGREFGVHGLEEYLETKAILGYR, encoded by the coding sequence ATGACAGTCGCGCATGAGGATCACTTCTATATAGATGGCAAGTGGCAGCCGGCCAGTACGGCCGAGCGCGCACCGATTGTCAATCCTGCGACCGAGCAGGTCATAGCCGAGGTGGCGCTTGGCAGCGCCGCGGATGTTGGCCAGGCGGTGGCCGCCGCCGCGCGCGCCTTCGCGACCTATTCGCAGTCACCCGTTGAAGAGCGCGCCCGGTTGCTCGATCGTGTTTTTGCACTCATCAATCAACGCGCCGAGTTGTTCGTCAATACCATGGTCGCGGAAATGGGTGTTGCGATCAGCTACGCGCGCACAGCCCAGTTGCACTTTGGTGTCGAACACATCCGGGTGGCTGCTGAGGTCGCACGGCAGTACGAGTTCCTGCGGTATCAAGGCACGACTGCCGTGGTTCGCGAACCGATAGGTGTATGCGGCTTGATCACCCCCTGGAACTGGCCGCTCTACCAGGTAACCGTGAAAGTCGCACCGGCCATCGCCGCGGGTTGCACGATGGTGCTGAAGCCTAGCGAGCTCGCACCATTGACCGCAAATCTTTTCGCGCAGGTGCTGCATGATGCCGGTACGCCGCCAGGTGTATTCAACCTGGTCAACGGTTCGGGCGATACGGTTGGCGCAGCGCTCGCGGCACATCCGCAAGTCGACATGGTTTCGATTACGGGTTCGACCCGCGCTGGTGCGCTGGTGGCGCAGGCCGCCGCACCCACCATCAAGAGGGTTGTACAGGAACTTGGGGGCAAATCGCCCAATGTGTTTCTCGATGACGCCGATTTTGGTGCGGGAGTTGCCAAAGGCGTCGCCGCGGCGTTTCGTAATGTTGGGCAATCATGCAGTGCACCGACGCGCATGCTCGTCCCGACGGCGAGGCTGGCCGAAGTCGAGGCGCTTGCCGTCGCGGCTGCTGCCGGAATTCGCGTTGGAGATCCGACGCTTGTTTCCACCGCGCTCGGGCCCATCGCCAATGCGGCGCAATACCGACGCGTTCAGGCATTGATTGCGGCCGGTATTGACGAGGGCGCTCGCCTTCTTTGCGGCGGCCCAGGGCATCCGCCAGACATGGATCGGGGCTATTTCGCGCGGCCGACGATCTTTTCCGATGTGACAACCGAGATGCGAATTGCGCGCGAGGAAATCTTCGGTCCCGTACTTTCCATCATGCCGTATCGCGATGAGGACGATGCCGTGCGCATCGCGAACTCGACGACCTACGGCCTTGGCGCGCAAGTGCAATCCGGAGATTTGGAGCGCGCACGCCGCATCGCGGCGCGCATCCGCTCCGGGCAGGTACATATCAACTATCCGGACTGGGACCCCTACGCACCCTTCGGTGGCTACCGACAATCCGGCAATGGCCGCGAATTCGGTGTGCACGGGTTGGAAGAATATCTCGAGACCAAGGCCATACTCGGCTACCGCTGA
- a CDS encoding FAD-binding oxidoreductase, with product MSAPLQSIESTTKLPESADAVIIGGGIIGVFTAYYLCQRGMKVVLLEKGRIGAEQSSRNWGWCRQQNRDARELPMATRSLELWEQFALESGEETGFQRCGLLYLSDDERELATWSNWCKFAQGIGVTTHMLSSVQASERGRFTGKSWRGGVHAPTDGTADPSCAAPAVARAVMRLGGVVVQCCAARGIETAGGRVAAVVTEHGVIKSSVAILAAGAWASSFCHQMGVRFPQATVRQTAIAVAPGAEGLPSALHTSLVSITRRHDGGYTLSISGRGRVDPTPQLLRFSTQFMPMFARRWRNLAPGGLAGIRAGHERWSRWPIDRATPMEHMRILDPVPDQSAIDLTHERALKLLPPLHGLPVTASWAGYVDTTPDGVPGIGELPRLRGFVLAAGFSGHGFGIAPGAGHLVADLVTGREPFIDPRPLHPGRLDKSAWGKVADF from the coding sequence ATGTCAGCACCTCTTCAGTCCATCGAATCGACCACGAAACTACCGGAATCCGCCGATGCTGTGATCATTGGCGGTGGCATCATCGGCGTGTTCACCGCCTATTACCTCTGTCAACGCGGCATGAAGGTGGTGCTACTGGAAAAGGGACGCATCGGAGCCGAGCAATCGAGCCGCAACTGGGGTTGGTGCCGCCAGCAGAACCGTGATGCTCGCGAACTGCCCATGGCGACCAGGAGCCTTGAGCTCTGGGAACAATTTGCACTCGAGAGCGGCGAGGAAACCGGCTTTCAGCGTTGCGGACTACTGTATCTCAGCGACGATGAACGCGAACTTGCGACCTGGTCGAACTGGTGCAAATTCGCACAGGGCATCGGCGTTACCACGCACATGTTGAGCTCGGTGCAAGCCAGCGAGCGCGGGCGATTCACGGGCAAGAGTTGGCGCGGTGGCGTACATGCGCCGACCGATGGGACGGCCGATCCATCCTGTGCCGCTCCCGCCGTGGCGCGCGCTGTCATGCGCCTGGGCGGCGTCGTTGTTCAGTGCTGCGCTGCGCGCGGTATCGAGACCGCCGGGGGCCGTGTCGCAGCGGTCGTCACCGAGCACGGGGTCATCAAGTCCAGTGTTGCGATTCTCGCAGCGGGAGCCTGGGCGTCGTCGTTCTGTCACCAAATGGGCGTTCGATTTCCGCAGGCTACGGTGCGACAGACGGCCATTGCCGTTGCGCCTGGCGCCGAAGGACTTCCGTCAGCGTTGCATACGAGCCTCGTGTCCATTACCCGCCGCCATGACGGCGGCTATACGCTGTCGATCAGCGGGCGTGGACGAGTGGATCCGACGCCGCAACTGCTGCGATTCAGCACGCAGTTCATGCCCATGTTCGCGAGGCGCTGGCGCAATCTCGCGCCGGGCGGCTTAGCTGGAATTCGTGCGGGTCACGAACGCTGGTCGCGCTGGCCAATCGACCGCGCGACACCCATGGAACACATGCGCATTCTGGATCCCGTGCCGGACCAGAGCGCGATCGACCTGACGCACGAACGCGCGCTGAAATTATTGCCGCCCTTGCACGGCCTGCCGGTGACCGCATCCTGGGCAGGCTATGTCGATACAACACCCGATGGCGTACCTGGTATCGGTGAACTGCCAAGACTTCGGGGATTCGTCCTGGCGGCGGGATTCAGCGGACATGGATTCGGAATTGCACCAGGCGCGGGACACCTGGTCGCGGACCTCGTCACCGGTCGCGAACCCTTCATCGACCCGCGTCCGCTGCATCCGGGCCGCCTGGACAAGTCCGCCTGGGGAAAAGTCGCCGATTTCTGA
- a CDS encoding FAD-binding oxidoreductase yields the protein MKLASYWLETAPPFTMAAEGSPSGDADVVVIGAGFTGLSAALALAKKGAKVTVLEADVVVGAASGRNGGMCNNGFAQDFFSMSSQYGLERATTLYRAFDRAVDKVEAIVAEEALDCDFKRVGKLKLAAKPDHYDKLVRAQALLAQHADPDTYMVPRSDLRSEIGSDAYFGGMVFGKSAGMHMGRFGRGLAQAAARRGALIYQHCPLTGLRRLSGQAYEVRTANGSIRARQVLLATGTSSVGPLRWFRRRMVPIGAFIIATEPLPVDLLDRLTPRRRMTTDTRNFVCYFRVSPDNRLLFGGRARFAMSNQVSDAKSGVILRESMIRVFPELTDARIDYCWGGMVDMTRDRLPRAGERNGLFYSMGYSGHGTQMSTYMGAIMADVLDGKADLNPWRDFDWPPIPGYFGRPWFLPLVGAYYRYQDLVH from the coding sequence ATGAAACTGGCTTCGTATTGGCTCGAAACAGCACCGCCCTTCACCATGGCGGCGGAGGGTTCGCCGTCGGGCGATGCAGATGTCGTCGTCATCGGCGCCGGTTTCACAGGCCTCTCGGCAGCGCTCGCGCTTGCGAAGAAAGGCGCGAAAGTGACCGTGCTCGAAGCCGATGTCGTCGTGGGCGCAGCCTCGGGTCGCAATGGCGGCATGTGCAACAACGGCTTTGCCCAGGATTTCTTCTCGATGTCTTCGCAATACGGGCTCGAGCGCGCGACGACGCTTTACCGGGCTTTTGACCGAGCGGTCGACAAAGTAGAAGCGATTGTCGCTGAAGAGGCCCTCGACTGCGATTTCAAGCGCGTCGGCAAACTCAAGCTGGCAGCCAAACCGGACCATTACGACAAACTGGTCCGTGCCCAGGCACTGTTGGCCCAGCACGCCGACCCGGACACTTACATGGTGCCGCGCTCCGACCTTCGCAGCGAGATTGGTTCGGATGCCTATTTCGGCGGCATGGTGTTCGGAAAAAGCGCTGGCATGCATATGGGTCGCTTCGGTCGCGGCCTGGCGCAGGCGGCTGCGCGCCGTGGCGCGCTCATCTATCAGCACTGCCCGCTCACCGGGCTGCGCAGGCTTTCCGGACAGGCTTACGAGGTGCGTACGGCCAATGGTTCGATACGCGCAAGGCAAGTGCTGCTTGCAACGGGCACATCCTCCGTAGGGCCACTGCGCTGGTTCCGCAGGCGCATGGTGCCCATAGGAGCATTCATCATCGCTACCGAGCCGCTACCGGTTGATTTGCTCGACCGGCTGACGCCGCGACGACGCATGACGACCGATACCCGCAATTTCGTCTGCTATTTTCGGGTGAGCCCGGACAATCGACTATTGTTCGGCGGACGCGCGAGGTTTGCCATGAGCAACCAGGTCTCCGATGCGAAAAGCGGGGTGATTCTGCGCGAGTCCATGATCCGCGTTTTTCCGGAATTGACCGATGCAAGAATTGACTACTGCTGGGGCGGCATGGTGGACATGACACGCGACCGCCTGCCGCGCGCTGGCGAGCGCAATGGCCTCTTCTATTCCATGGGGTATAGCGGCCACGGAACCCAGATGTCGACTTACATGGGCGCGATCATGGCTGATGTACTCGACGGCAAAGCCGATCTCAATCCATGGCGCGATTTCGACTGGCCGCCGATACCGGGCTACTTTGGCCGGCCGTGGTTCCTCCCATTGGTTGGAGCCTACTACCGCTATCAGGATCTGGTTCACTGA
- a CDS encoding alanine racemase, producing the protein MLETIQTPALVLDADKLDRNIGRLANRLTALGVILRPHVKTAKSIDVTRRMFAGEQGPITVSTIREAEYFADCGITDITYAVGLAPEKLGRIRSLVARGLNIGVLIDTLEQAQALAAAAQHGPAMPAVLIEIDCDGHRGGVVPDDPRLLAIAEVLRAANLELRGVLCHAGESYQCRDEHGLVAAAQAERAAAVRAAERLRNAGHPAPTVSVGSTPTAHFARNLAGVTEVRAGVYVFFDLVMNGIGVCRIDDIAISVLATVIGHRPEKGWLLIDAGWMALSRDRGTANHAVDQGYGLVCDLDGHPLDDLIVADASQEHGIIAVRADSDARLPELVIGTRLRILPNHACATSAQHEHYHVVRTGSRKVMAVWPRMRGW; encoded by the coding sequence ATGCTCGAGACCATCCAAACACCAGCTCTGGTGCTGGACGCGGACAAATTGGACCGCAATATCGGCAGGCTGGCGAATCGCCTGACGGCGCTAGGCGTCATTTTGCGTCCGCACGTCAAGACAGCCAAGTCAATCGATGTCACGCGGCGAATGTTTGCAGGTGAACAGGGTCCGATCACGGTCTCGACCATCAGGGAAGCGGAGTATTTCGCCGACTGTGGAATCACCGACATAACCTACGCGGTTGGCCTTGCTCCCGAAAAGCTCGGCCGAATTCGGTCGCTCGTGGCCCGCGGTCTGAATATTGGCGTGCTGATCGATACACTTGAACAGGCCCAGGCATTGGCTGCAGCGGCGCAGCACGGTCCCGCGATGCCAGCGGTATTGATCGAGATCGATTGCGACGGACATCGCGGCGGGGTAGTCCCGGACGATCCGCGCCTGCTGGCAATCGCGGAAGTCTTGCGCGCCGCCAACCTGGAGCTTCGCGGTGTACTGTGCCACGCGGGCGAGTCCTATCAGTGTCGCGATGAGCACGGACTGGTCGCTGCGGCGCAAGCCGAGCGTGCCGCCGCCGTACGCGCGGCCGAGCGCCTGCGCAACGCCGGCCACCCGGCACCAACGGTCAGTGTCGGCTCAACGCCTACCGCTCATTTTGCCCGTAACCTTGCCGGCGTTACCGAAGTGCGCGCGGGAGTGTATGTATTTTTCGATCTTGTCATGAATGGCATCGGCGTTTGCCGTATCGATGACATCGCGATTTCCGTACTGGCCACCGTGATTGGTCACCGGCCGGAAAAAGGCTGGCTCCTGATCGACGCAGGCTGGATGGCGCTATCGCGCGATCGCGGCACCGCCAATCATGCCGTGGACCAGGGCTACGGACTGGTCTGCGACCTCGACGGTCATCCGCTCGATGATCTGATCGTCGCGGATGCCAGCCAGGAACACGGCATCATCGCCGTGCGCGCCGACAGCGATGCGCGGCTGCCCGAACTGGTCATTGGAACGCGGCTGCGCATACTACCCAATCACGCCTGCGCGACCAGCGCACAGCACGAGCACTATCATGTAGTGCGCACTGGCAGTCGAAAGGTCATGGCGGTCTGGCCCCGGATGCGCGGTTGGTAA